In Candidatus Aminicenantes bacterium, the following are encoded in one genomic region:
- a CDS encoding adenosine deaminase family protein, whose product MKISKEFIEKIPKTDLHLHLDGSLRLPTLIELARENGVTLPAYSEEELRRLVFKDKYDSLTDYLKGFAYTTAVMQTPSALERVGYELAQDNQSEGVRYIEVRFAPQLHQNSRMSSIEVMAALNRGLARAKEEFNARAEVKSGEEPSFEYGIIACAMRMFDHGFSEYFDTLLNVHAHSERKWIFSLASQELVRAAVEAKTQLNLPIVGFDLAGAEAGYPAEDHAQAYALAHKNFLKKTV is encoded by the coding sequence ATGAAGATCAGCAAGGAGTTCATCGAGAAGATCCCCAAGACCGACCTGCACCTGCACCTGGACGGCTCGCTGCGCCTGCCGACCCTGATCGAGCTGGCCAGAGAGAACGGCGTCACGCTTCCGGCGTACAGCGAAGAGGAATTGCGGCGCCTGGTTTTCAAGGACAAATACGACAGCTTGACCGATTACCTTAAAGGATTTGCTTATACCACGGCGGTGATGCAGACGCCGTCGGCGCTGGAGCGGGTGGGCTATGAGCTGGCCCAGGACAACCAGAGCGAGGGGGTGCGCTACATCGAGGTCCGTTTCGCCCCGCAGCTGCACCAGAACTCCCGCATGTCGAGCATCGAGGTCATGGCCGCCCTGAACCGCGGCCTGGCCAGGGCCAAGGAAGAATTCAACGCGCGCGCCGAGGTGAAAAGCGGCGAGGAACCGTCCTTCGAATACGGCATCATCGCCTGCGCCATGCGCATGTTCGACCACGGGTTTTCCGAATATTTCGATACCCTGCTCAACGTCCACGCCCATTCCGAGCGCAAGTGGATATTTTCCCTGGCTTCGCAGGAGCTGGTGCGGGCGGCGGTCGAAGCCAAGACGCAGCTCAACCTGCCGATCGTCGGCTTCGACCTGGCCGGCGCCGAAGCCGGCTACCCGGCCGAGGACCACGCCCAGGCCTATGCCCTGGCCCACAAGAATTTTTTAAAGAAGACCGTGC
- a CDS encoding phosphoribosyltransferase family protein: MADKQFIKAQELLEDSFRLGLQVLASGFKPDFIVGVWRGGTPVGIAVQEILEHNGIASDHIAIRTSSYEGIEQRGKRIRVHGLNYIVKNADAAHCLLIVDDVYDTGLSIKAIIDSLNRLSRRNAPHDIRVATVFFKPGNNRTERRPEYFVHETDKWLVFPHELNGLTPDEISSHKPEIARLIKEGMPS, encoded by the coding sequence ATGGCTGACAAACAATTCATCAAGGCCCAGGAATTGCTGGAAGATTCCTTCCGGCTCGGTCTCCAGGTGCTGGCCAGCGGCTTCAAGCCCGATTTCATCGTCGGCGTCTGGCGCGGCGGCACGCCAGTGGGCATTGCCGTGCAGGAAATACTTGAGCACAACGGCATCGCCAGCGACCACATCGCCATCCGCACCTCCTCCTACGAGGGGATCGAGCAGCGCGGCAAGCGCATCCGCGTCCACGGGCTGAACTACATCGTCAAGAACGCCGACGCCGCGCACTGCCTGCTGATCGTCGACGACGTCTACGATACCGGCCTGAGCATCAAGGCCATCATCGATTCGCTAAACAGGCTGTCGCGGCGCAACGCCCCCCACGATATCCGCGTGGCCACGGTTTTTTTCAAGCCCGGCAACAACCGCACCGAGCGCCGGCCCGAATACTTCGTCCATGAGACCGACAAATGGCTGGTCTTTCCCCATGAATTGAACGGCCTGACCCCGGATGAGATCTCCAGCCACAAGCCGGAGATCGCCCGGCTCATCAAGGAGGGAATGCCATCATGA
- the udk gene encoding uridine kinase gives MKRKPLIIGVAGGTASGKTTIANAIMERINHPQMVMIQHDAYYKDASHLPLAERAKINFDHPDALETDLMVKHLQELIAGRPIEMPVYDFSTHARLEKGIVKRPAKVIIIEGILIFCEQALRELMDVKIFVDTDSDLRFIRRLKRDIQERQRSMESVIGQYLGTVRPMHIAFVEPSRKYADIIIPEGHNPVSTAMVVTMIRQRLRGGKNDDK, from the coding sequence GTGAAGAGAAAACCGTTGATCATCGGCGTGGCCGGGGGCACGGCGTCGGGGAAAACCACCATCGCCAACGCCATCATGGAGCGCATCAACCATCCGCAGATGGTGATGATCCAGCATGACGCGTACTATAAGGACGCCAGCCACCTTCCCCTGGCCGAGCGCGCCAAGATCAATTTCGACCATCCCGATGCCCTGGAAACCGACCTGATGGTCAAGCACCTGCAGGAACTGATCGCCGGCCGGCCCATCGAAATGCCGGTCTATGATTTCTCCACCCATGCGCGCCTGGAAAAGGGCATCGTCAAGAGGCCGGCCAAGGTGATCATCATTGAGGGCATCCTCATCTTCTGCGAGCAAGCCCTGCGCGAGCTGATGGATGTCAAGATCTTCGTCGACACCGACAGCGACCTGCGCTTCATCCGCCGCCTGAAGCGCGACATCCAGGAGCGCCAGCGCAGCATGGAGTCGGTGATCGGCCAGTACCTGGGCACGGTGCGGCCGATGCACATCGCCTTCGTCGAACCCAGCCGCAAGTACGCCGACATCATCATCCCCGAGGGGCACAACCCGGTTTCGACCGCCATGGTCGTGACCATGATCCGCCAGCGCCTGCGCGGCGGCAAGAATGACGACAAATAG
- a CDS encoding TonB-dependent receptor gives MKRMLLTLMMCCIILPGLLMAQGMTSAAFNGLITDSDGNPIVGATVTALHNPTGTVYTALTRQDGLFNIPAVKAGGPYTVTVKIEPFKTQELKDITLKLGEDRNLKFKMSLETIFEEVTVSATNPIISEGRTGASQNVSTSIIESMPSIGRSFDDFARLAPQVDSRGSGAFSSAGKSSKYNNIQIDGAVNNDLFGLGNSGTPGLSGPISLDAVQEFQLVIAPYDVRQGGFTGSSLNAITRSGTNTFVGSAYYFYRNQDFVGKDIDGNAYGTFNEKQYGFRLGGPVIKDKLFFFLSGEMGNRVVPPTYVIDDSGASDDFGGTAISVADAQRFRDILVNKYGYDPGGFGRGYRDVASDNTKIFVRLDYNISDKHRLTLRHNYVKGTADNQPSKATSSCFAFADVFYQLNNKTNSTVLQLNSTLGNNLFNELTLNYPTIRDFRAVPEPFFPQVKVFVGNNAFTAGTEQYSPANGLNQDIIEITDNLTWYTGKHTFTIGTHNELFDFGNLYIRNYYGYWEFSNLNDFENGKSSRYYHDFITVDPKSKWWAAFGVKQIGGYAGDNWSVLPNLNLTLGVRLDVPIINDLPTANPLVESVYGVKTDQVASGNLLFSPRLGFNWDVFKDKKTQVRGGIGIFSGRTPYVWISNQFSNTGIDFTRFDLKNPTFKFVPDPLSQPESGTGLVPGVSEVDVIDKDFTYPQVLRTNVALDQELPWGIIGTLEVIYSRNMNDILYQNLNLKETGKLGIGNRILYTRNVSTKFNDVIYLTNSTQGYQYSVSAQLQKNFNKNSWANLTYSYGEAKDVNSGTSSQAASNFGYNPIRYNPNDPELTWSNYDVRHRIGAAVSYTFNFLKKAPTSIGLFYGGRSGRPYSTTYVNSADVNGDSSYNDLVYVPNAFGDVILTDKDGKVLADQLTTWEALDAFIRRDPGLDAARGTIVPRNASREPWYHGLDARIAQDIPLPVLRDNRLQITLDIVNVLNLLNKKWGKSVYVSNQNDTAWTFKGYDAATGKEKIFFTDRLDKFSVSNLGSRWGAQLGLRYSFN, from the coding sequence ATGAAAAGAATGTTGCTCACACTCATGATGTGCTGCATCATCCTCCCCGGGCTGCTCATGGCCCAGGGCATGACGAGCGCAGCCTTCAACGGCCTGATTACAGACAGCGACGGCAACCCGATCGTCGGGGCCACCGTCACCGCGCTGCACAACCCGACCGGCACCGTTTACACCGCTCTCACCCGTCAGGACGGCCTCTTCAACATCCCGGCCGTCAAAGCTGGCGGACCATACACGGTCACGGTCAAAATCGAACCGTTCAAAACCCAAGAGTTGAAGGATATCACCCTGAAACTGGGCGAAGACCGCAACCTGAAGTTCAAAATGAGCCTGGAAACCATCTTCGAAGAAGTCACGGTTAGCGCCACCAACCCGATCATCTCCGAAGGACGCACCGGCGCGTCACAAAACGTGTCCACCAGCATCATCGAGAGCATGCCGTCGATCGGCCGTTCGTTCGACGACTTCGCGCGCTTGGCACCCCAGGTCGACTCCCGCGGCAGCGGCGCTTTCTCGTCCGCCGGCAAGAGCAGCAAGTACAACAACATCCAGATCGACGGCGCCGTGAACAACGACCTGTTCGGTCTGGGCAACAGCGGCACCCCCGGCCTCTCCGGGCCGATCTCGCTCGACGCCGTGCAGGAGTTCCAGCTGGTCATCGCCCCCTACGACGTCCGCCAGGGCGGCTTCACCGGCAGCAGCTTGAACGCCATCACCCGCAGCGGCACCAACACCTTCGTCGGTTCGGCCTACTACTTCTACCGCAACCAGGATTTCGTGGGCAAGGATATCGACGGCAACGCCTACGGGACCTTCAATGAAAAGCAGTACGGCTTCCGCCTCGGCGGCCCGGTCATCAAGGACAAGCTGTTCTTCTTCCTCAGCGGCGAAATGGGCAACCGCGTCGTTCCGCCCACCTACGTCATCGACGACAGCGGCGCCAGCGACGACTTCGGCGGCACGGCCATTTCCGTCGCCGACGCCCAGCGCTTCCGCGACATCCTGGTCAACAAGTACGGCTACGATCCGGGCGGATTCGGCCGCGGCTACAGGGATGTGGCCTCGGACAACACCAAGATCTTCGTCCGCCTCGATTACAACATCAGCGACAAGCACCGCCTGACCCTGCGCCACAACTACGTCAAGGGCACGGCGGACAACCAGCCTTCCAAGGCAACCAGCAGTTGCTTCGCCTTCGCCGACGTCTTCTACCAGTTGAACAACAAAACCAACTCCACCGTGCTGCAGCTGAACAGCACCCTGGGCAACAACCTGTTCAACGAACTGACCCTGAACTACCCCACCATCCGCGACTTCCGCGCCGTCCCCGAGCCGTTTTTCCCCCAGGTAAAAGTGTTCGTCGGCAACAACGCCTTCACCGCCGGCACCGAGCAGTATTCGCCGGCCAACGGCCTGAACCAGGACATCATCGAGATCACCGACAACCTGACCTGGTACACCGGCAAGCATACCTTCACCATCGGCACCCACAACGAATTGTTCGATTTCGGCAACCTTTACATCCGCAACTATTACGGCTATTGGGAATTCTCCAACTTGAACGACTTTGAGAACGGCAAGTCTTCCCGCTACTACCACGATTTCATCACCGTCGATCCCAAGTCGAAGTGGTGGGCCGCGTTCGGCGTCAAGCAGATCGGCGGCTACGCCGGGGACAACTGGTCCGTCCTGCCCAACCTGAACCTGACCCTCGGCGTGCGCCTCGACGTGCCGATCATCAACGACCTACCGACCGCCAACCCCCTGGTTGAATCGGTTTATGGCGTCAAGACCGACCAGGTCGCTTCGGGCAACCTGCTCTTCTCGCCCCGTTTGGGCTTCAACTGGGACGTCTTCAAGGACAAGAAGACCCAGGTCCGCGGCGGCATCGGCATCTTTTCCGGCCGCACCCCCTACGTCTGGATTTCCAACCAGTTCTCCAACACCGGAATTGACTTCACCCGCTTCGACCTGAAGAATCCCACCTTTAAATTCGTGCCTGACCCGCTGAGCCAACCCGAGTCGGGCACCGGCCTGGTTCCGGGCGTCAGCGAAGTCGACGTCATCGACAAAGACTTTACATACCCGCAGGTGCTGCGCACCAATGTCGCCCTCGACCAGGAACTGCCCTGGGGCATCATCGGCACCCTGGAAGTCATTTATTCCAGGAATATGAACGACATCCTCTACCAGAACCTCAACCTGAAGGAAACCGGCAAACTCGGCATCGGCAACCGCATCCTCTACACCCGCAACGTTTCCACCAAGTTCAATGACGTAATCTACCTGACCAACTCGACCCAGGGTTACCAGTACAGCGTCTCCGCGCAGCTCCAGAAGAACTTCAACAAGAACTCCTGGGCCAACCTCACCTACTCCTACGGCGAGGCCAAGGACGTCAACTCGGGCACCTCGTCGCAGGCCGCCTCCAACTTCGGTTACAACCCCATCCGCTACAACCCCAACGACCCTGAGCTCACCTGGTCCAACTACGACGTCCGCCACCGCATCGGCGCCGCCGTCTCCTACACCTTCAACTTCCTCAAGAAAGCCCCGACCAGCATCGGCTTGTTCTACGGCGGCCGTTCGGGCCGTCCCTATTCCACCACCTATGTCAATTCCGCCGACGTCAACGGCGATTCTTCCTACAACGACCTGGTCTACGTGCCCAACGCCTTTGGCGATGTCATCCTGACCGATAAAGATGGCAAAGTCCTCGCCGATCAGTTAACGACTTGGGAAGCCTTGGATGCTTTCATTCGTCGTGACCCAGGCCTGGATGCCGCCCGCGGCACCATCGTGCCCCGCAACGCCAGCCGCGAGCCCTGGTACCACGGCCTCGACGCGCGCATCGCCCAGGACATCCCCCTTCCCGTGCTCAGGGACAACCGCCTGCAAATCACCCTGGACATCGTCAACGTGCTCAACCTGCTGAACAAGAAATGGGGCAAATCCGTCTATGTCTCCAACCAGAACGATACGGCCTGGACATTCAAGGGCTATGACGCGGCCACCGGCAAGGAAAAGATCTTCTTTACCGACCGCCTGGACAAATTCTCCGTCAGCAACCTCGGTTCTCGTTGGGGAGCGCAGCTCGGCCTGCGTTACTCGTTCAACTGA
- a CDS encoding purine-nucleoside phosphorylase has protein sequence MDQFERIKEAAAFIRKNCSEAPRVGVVLGSGLGEFADRVENKTALAYADIPHFQKVSVAGHAGRLVLGRIGKVPVAVLQGRYHYYEGHDIQDVVFPVRVLGQLGVKSLLLTNAAGGIGRELRPGDLMVIRDHINLMGINPLRGANDERLGPRFPDMSNVYDRQFQDLIVGAQKEIGLAARLGVYLALSGPSYETPAEIRMLATLGADAVGMSTVPEAICARHMGMRVAGISCVTNLAAGISSQPLSHQEVTETAERVKGDFIKLLKLVVPRLA, from the coding sequence ATGGATCAATTTGAACGCATCAAAGAAGCGGCTGCTTTCATCAGGAAAAACTGCTCCGAGGCGCCGCGGGTCGGGGTGGTTCTTGGCTCGGGGCTTGGCGAGTTCGCCGACCGGGTCGAGAACAAGACGGCGCTGGCTTATGCCGACATCCCCCATTTCCAGAAAGTGAGCGTGGCCGGCCACGCCGGCCGGCTGGTGCTGGGCAGGATCGGCAAGGTCCCGGTCGCGGTATTGCAGGGCCGCTACCATTATTACGAGGGGCACGACATACAGGACGTGGTTTTCCCGGTGCGCGTCCTGGGCCAGCTGGGCGTCAAGAGCCTGTTGCTGACCAACGCCGCCGGCGGCATCGGCCGGGAATTGCGCCCCGGCGACCTGATGGTCATCCGCGACCACATCAACCTGATGGGGATCAATCCCCTGCGCGGCGCCAACGACGAACGCCTGGGGCCGCGCTTCCCCGACATGAGCAACGTCTACGACCGCCAATTCCAGGACCTCATCGTTGGCGCGCAAAAGGAGATCGGCCTGGCCGCCAGGCTCGGGGTCTACCTGGCCCTGAGCGGGCCCTCCTACGAGACTCCGGCCGAGATTCGCATGCTGGCCACCCTGGGCGCCGACGCCGTGGGCATGTCCACTGTGCCCGAAGCCATCTGCGCCCGCCACATGGGCATGCGCGTGGCCGGCATCTCCTGCGTCACCAACCTGGCGGCCGGCATCTCCTCCCAGCCGCTCAGCCACCAGGAGGTGACCGAGACGGCCGAGCGGGTGAAGGGCGACTTCATCAAGCTGCTGAAGCTGGTTGTGCCCAGGTTGGCTTAA
- a CDS encoding phosphopentomutase — protein sequence MAKTKINRVIIIVLDSVGAGSLPDAAAYGDEGANTLAHVAAGCGGLHLPTLEKLGLGKIIPILGLAVVPAPLASWGRMAERSQGKDTIAGHWELMGIILETPFALFPDGFPPVLIEEFVQRTGVDGILGNKAASGTEIIAELGNEHVRSGRPIVYTSADSVLQIAAHEEIIPLPGLYDMCLRARKIGDDWRIGRIIARPFVGRSGKYSRTANRRDFPMQPPRETVLDILLKNGVDVTAIGKIENIFAGRGIGRSRPSHGNSEGMSLLQEELAAARRGLIFANLVDFDMLYGHRNDVAGYGAALEAFDRELAPLLAKLAPGDMLVITADHGCDPAYPGTDHTREYVPLLVYGPGLPVRELGTRSTFADVGASILDAFRCKHSLPGQSFMDEIHSAPR from the coding sequence ATGGCAAAAACTAAAATCAACCGCGTGATCATCATCGTCCTGGACTCGGTCGGCGCCGGCAGCCTGCCTGACGCCGCCGCCTACGGTGACGAGGGGGCCAACACGCTGGCCCACGTCGCCGCCGGCTGCGGCGGACTGCATTTACCCACCCTGGAAAAGCTCGGGCTGGGAAAGATCATCCCCATCCTTGGTTTGGCCGTTGTCCCGGCGCCGCTGGCCTCCTGGGGGCGCATGGCCGAGCGCTCGCAAGGCAAGGACACGATCGCCGGCCACTGGGAATTGATGGGCATCATCCTGGAAACTCCCTTCGCCCTTTTCCCTGACGGTTTTCCCCCCGTCCTGATCGAGGAGTTCGTGCAACGCACCGGGGTCGACGGCATTTTGGGCAACAAGGCCGCATCGGGCACCGAGATCATCGCCGAGCTCGGCAACGAACATGTACGCAGCGGCCGGCCCATCGTCTACACGTCGGCCGACAGCGTGCTGCAGATCGCTGCGCACGAGGAGATCATCCCGCTGCCCGGTTTGTATGACATGTGCCTGCGGGCCAGGAAGATCGGTGACGACTGGCGGATCGGCCGGATCATTGCCCGGCCGTTTGTCGGCCGCAGCGGCAAATACAGCCGCACCGCCAACCGCCGCGATTTTCCCATGCAGCCGCCACGCGAAACGGTCCTGGACATCCTGCTTAAAAACGGGGTGGACGTGACCGCCATCGGCAAAATCGAAAACATCTTCGCCGGCCGCGGCATCGGCCGCTCGCGGCCCAGCCACGGCAATTCCGAGGGCATGAGCCTGCTGCAAGAGGAACTGGCAGCGGCGCGGCGCGGCCTGATCTTCGCCAATCTCGTCGATTTCGACATGCTCTACGGTCATCGCAACGATGTCGCCGGTTACGGGGCTGCCCTGGAGGCTTTCGACCGCGAGCTGGCCCCGCTGCTGGCCAAGCTGGCGCCGGGGGACATGCTGGTCATCACCGCCGACCACGGCTGCGATCCCGCCTATCCCGGCACCGACCATACCCGCGAATACGTCCCGCTCCTGGTCTATGGTCCGGGGCTGCCGGTGCGGGAACTTGGCACGCGCAGCACCTTCGCCGACGTCGGCGCTTCCATCCTGGATGCGTTCCGCTGCAAACACAGTCTTCCCGGGCAGAGTTTCATGGACGAAATTCATTCGGCCCCGCGATGA
- a CDS encoding XdhC family protein, whose amino-acid sequence MNKSNFWEFVRECQQAGEPVLLLVVVESDGSSPGKPGFKMAVTADGLIHGTIGGGIMERKLADKAVRLLDNGLERPQLIKLLHHEGGRTATSVPLGGGGGKRSGMICSGWQRLAMLPLSDMDSDAVDSLIFALKRNRPGLLKISQAGMEFQPRKKPTADTAFSFNSSDDWLYQEEAGQRPTLTIIGGGHVGLALSRVMAELNFHVVVLDDRAGVATMTGNIYAQEKRLVSYRNVGRYVSEGGQSYAVIMTFGHQADELVLGQLAGKKLRYLGMMGSAAKIAQIKAHLKKKGIAAASLKKVHAPVGLAIHSHTPEEIAVSIAAEIIQVKNSPV is encoded by the coding sequence ATGAATAAGAGCAATTTCTGGGAATTCGTGCGCGAGTGCCAGCAGGCCGGCGAACCGGTGCTGCTGCTGGTGGTGGTGGAAAGCGACGGGTCTTCACCGGGCAAACCCGGATTCAAAATGGCGGTGACAGCCGACGGCCTCATCCACGGTACGATCGGCGGCGGCATCATGGAGAGAAAATTGGCCGACAAGGCCGTCCGGCTGCTGGACAACGGTCTGGAACGGCCGCAGCTGATCAAGCTTTTGCACCATGAGGGCGGCAGGACGGCTACGTCCGTCCCCTTGGGGGGCGGTGGCGGCAAAAGGTCGGGCATGATCTGCTCGGGGTGGCAGCGGCTGGCCATGCTACCGCTGAGCGACATGGACAGCGATGCCGTCGACTCGCTCATCTTCGCCCTGAAGCGGAATCGCCCCGGATTGTTGAAAATATCCCAGGCCGGCATGGAGTTCCAGCCGCGGAAAAAGCCTACCGCCGATACGGCCTTCAGCTTCAACAGCAGCGACGACTGGCTCTACCAGGAGGAGGCCGGCCAGCGACCGACCCTGACCATCATCGGCGGCGGCCACGTCGGCCTGGCCCTCTCGCGGGTCATGGCCGAGCTGAATTTCCATGTCGTGGTTCTGGACGACCGGGCCGGTGTGGCGACCATGACCGGGAACATCTATGCCCAGGAGAAGCGGCTGGTCAGCTACCGGAACGTCGGCCGATACGTGAGCGAAGGCGGACAGAGCTACGCGGTGATCATGACCTTCGGCCACCAGGCCGACGAGCTGGTGCTCGGACAGCTGGCGGGGAAGAAGCTGCGCTACCTCGGGATGATGGGCAGCGCGGCCAAGATCGCCCAGATCAAGGCGCACCTGAAAAAGAAGGGAATCGCCGCCGCCAGCTTGAAAAAGGTCCACGCCCCCGTCGGCCTGGCCATCCACAGCCACACGCCTGAAGAGATCGCCGTCAGCATCGCCGCCGAGATCATCCAGGTCAAGAACAGTCCTGTATAA
- a CDS encoding NTP transferase domain-containing protein — MEAEGILLAAGLSSRSGGFKMELLLAGKPLLLWSLEAMAAVCQRVIVVAGFAPEKIRRLVEGRPGVEVVVNENFAAGMLGSIQTGCRAVRAGRFFVHPGDMPLVRSRVYRQLLATEAEVVVPACRGRRGHPVLLRGNLIPALLAEPLDSSLGQFIARRAVATVEVEDRGILADLDVMADLKKIEALLPAGGENE; from the coding sequence ATGGAAGCTGAAGGAATCTTGTTAGCCGCGGGGCTCTCCAGCCGCTCCGGCGGATTCAAGATGGAATTGCTCCTGGCCGGAAAACCCCTGCTGCTCTGGAGCCTGGAGGCGATGGCCGCGGTCTGCCAACGGGTGATCGTCGTGGCCGGGTTCGCCCCGGAAAAGATCCGCCGGCTGGTGGAGGGGCGGCCCGGGGTCGAGGTGGTCGTCAATGAGAATTTCGCTGCCGGCATGCTGGGGTCGATCCAAACCGGCTGCCGTGCCGTCCGCGCCGGGCGTTTCTTCGTCCATCCCGGCGACATGCCGCTCGTCCGCTCACGGGTGTACCGGCAGCTCCTGGCGACCGAGGCCGAGGTCGTCGTTCCCGCCTGTCGGGGCCGCCGCGGCCACCCGGTGCTCCTGCGGGGGAACCTGATCCCGGCCCTGCTGGCCGAACCGCTCGACTCCAGCCTGGGGCAATTCATCGCCCGCCGGGCTGTCGCGACCGTCGAGGTTGAGGACCGGGGGATACTGGCCGATCTGGACGTGATGGCTGATTTGAAAAAAATAGAAGCGCTGCTGCCGGCCGGGGGTGAGAATGAATAA
- the hydA gene encoding dihydropyrimidinase, which yields MPRILIRGGTIVSEGRVFQGDILIAEERIVAVEKKIQATERLDRLIDAAGCEIFPGGVDPHVHMELQTPAGISSDDFASGSRAALAGGTTTILDFVTPGRGEPLPAALAARKAAAQKSLCDYGLHMSVTSLRRETADELALCRRQGIVSLKTYLAYKETIGLEDGDFLAVLDLARQLGMLVMVHAESGDMVAYLQKKFLAQGKTAVQFHPRSRPAELEGDAVQRAILMARLAGAPLYIVHISSRQGVEALAAARKAGQVVIGETCPQYLLLDENRYHQGDAGSAAYVMTPPLRGPEHQAALWEALATGIIQTLATDHCPFLLADKNRLAAVDFTRVPSGCGGCEYRLPLLYTFGVRSGKISLARFVELVSARPAKIFGLYPRKGVIRPGSDADLVIWDPEVKSTISAARQWQHCDHTVYQGLELQGGPRLVFGRGRAVFEEGNVHAEPGQGIYLPRGRSGDGS from the coding sequence ATGCCCAGAATACTGATCCGCGGCGGGACGATCGTTTCCGAAGGCCGGGTTTTCCAGGGCGACATCCTGATCGCGGAGGAACGGATCGTTGCCGTCGAAAAAAAGATCCAGGCGACCGAACGGCTGGACCGGCTGATCGATGCCGCCGGCTGCGAGATCTTTCCCGGCGGGGTCGATCCCCACGTGCACATGGAACTGCAAACCCCGGCCGGGATTTCCAGCGACGATTTCGCCTCAGGCAGCCGGGCCGCGCTGGCCGGTGGAACAACCACGATCCTCGACTTCGTCACCCCCGGGCGCGGTGAGCCCCTGCCGGCCGCCCTGGCCGCCAGGAAAGCGGCGGCACAGAAATCGCTGTGCGATTACGGCCTGCATATGAGCGTGACGTCGCTGCGCCGGGAGACGGCTGACGAATTGGCGTTGTGTCGCCGCCAGGGGATCGTGTCGCTGAAGACCTACCTGGCCTACAAGGAGACTATCGGCTTGGAGGACGGCGACTTCTTGGCCGTTCTCGACCTGGCCCGGCAGCTGGGCATGCTGGTCATGGTCCATGCCGAGTCGGGCGACATGGTCGCCTACCTGCAGAAAAAATTCCTGGCCCAGGGAAAGACCGCCGTCCAATTCCATCCCCGATCGCGCCCCGCTGAGCTGGAAGGCGACGCCGTGCAACGCGCCATTCTGATGGCTCGCCTGGCCGGTGCGCCCCTCTATATCGTTCATATCTCAAGCCGCCAGGGGGTGGAGGCCCTGGCTGCGGCCCGGAAAGCCGGCCAGGTGGTTATCGGCGAAACCTGCCCGCAGTATCTTCTGCTGGACGAGAATCGCTACCACCAGGGCGATGCCGGCAGCGCCGCCTATGTCATGACTCCGCCCCTGCGGGGGCCGGAGCACCAAGCGGCCCTCTGGGAAGCGCTGGCAACGGGAATCATCCAGACGCTGGCCACCGACCACTGCCCGTTCCTGCTGGCCGATAAAAACAGGCTCGCGGCCGTCGATTTCACCCGCGTTCCCAGCGGCTGCGGCGGCTGCGAATACCGCTTGCCGCTGCTCTACACCTTCGGGGTCAGGAGCGGGAAAATCTCCTTGGCCCGCTTCGTCGAGCTGGTTTCGGCCCGGCCGGCGAAAATCTTCGGCTTGTACCCACGAAAAGGGGTCATCCGTCCAGGCAGCGACGCCGACCTGGTCATCTGGGACCCGGAGGTGAAAAGCACGATCTCCGCCGCCCGGCAATGGCAGCATTGCGATCACACCGTCTACCAGGGACTCGAACTGCAGGGCGGGCCGCGCCTTGTTTTCGGCCGCGGCCGGGCCGTTTTTGAAGAGGGCAACGTCCATGCCGAGCCGGGCCAGGGGATCTACCTGCCCCGGGGTCGAAGCGGTGATGGAAGCTGA